GATAGCTGCGCGGCATCGCGCAGCCATGAAAAAACGGGCGACCCCGACGAGGTCGCCCGTTCGTTTGTCCGACGCCGCGCGCGTTACAGCACGTAGCGCGACAGGTCCTCGTCCTGCGACACTTCGCCGAGCGCACGGTCGACATACTTCGCGTCGATCGTCACGCGCTCGCCGGCGTGGTTGCCGGCCGAGAACGACACTTCCTCGAGCAGCTTCTCGATCACCGTGTACAGGCGGCGCGCACCGATGTTCTCGGTCTTCTCGTTGACCGAATACGCGATCTCGGCCAGGCGGCGGATGCCGTCGTCGGCGAACTCGAGCTGCACGTCTTCGGTCGCGAGCAGCGCCTGGTACTGCTTGACGAGGCTCGCGTCGGTCGCGACCAGGATCGCCTCGAAGTCCTTCACCGACAGCGAGTCGAGCTCGACGCGGATCGGGAAGCGGCCCTGCAGTTCCGGAATCAGGTCGCTCGGCTTCGCGAGGTGGAACGCGCCGCTCGCGATGAACAGGATGTGATCGGTCTTCACCATCCCGTACTTCGTGTTGATCGTCGTGCCTTCGACGAGCGGCAGCAGGTCGCGCTGCACGCCCTGGCGCGACACTTCGCCGCCGCTGCCTTCGTTGTTGCGCGACGTGATCTTGTCGATCTCGTCGAGGAACACGATGCCGTTCTGCTCGACGTTCTGCACGGCCTTCGCCTTCACTTCCTCGTCGTTGAGCATCTTCGCCGCTTCCTCGTCGGTCAGCAGCTTCAGCGCTTCCTTGATCTTCACCTTGCGGCGCTGCTTCTTGCCGCTGCCGAGGTTCGAGAACATCGAGCGGATCTGCTCGGTCATCTCTTCCATCCCGGGCGGCGCCATGATGTCCATGCCGGCCGACGGCTGCTCGATATCGAGCTCGACTTCCTTGTCGTCGAGCTGGCCTTCGCGCAGGCGCTTGCGGAAGGTCTGGCGCGTCGCGTTGTTGTCGTCGTTCGCGTGTTCGGCATTGCCGCCGAAGCCGACCGCGCGCGGCTGCGGCAGCAGGATGTCGAGGATGCGGTCTTCCGCCTGGTCGGTCGCCTTGCTGCGCACCTTGCGCATCTCGGTTTCGCGCGTCTGCTTGACCGAGATCTCGATCAGGTCGCGCACGATGCTGTCGACGTCGCGGCCGACGTAGCCGACTTCGGTGAACTTGGTCGCTTCGATCTTGATGAACGGCGCGTCGGCGAGCTTCGCGAGGCGGCGCGCGATTTCGGTCTTGCCGACGCCCGTCGGCCCGATCATCAGGATGTTCTTCGGTGTGATTTCCTGGCGCAGCGGGTCGGCGACCTGCTGGCGGCGCCAGCGGTTGCGCAGCGCGACCGCGACGGCCTTCTTCGCCTTGTCCTGGCCGATGATGTGCTTGTCGAGTTCCGAGACGATCTCGGCAGGGGTCATGGTGCTCATGGTGCGGTCCTTACTCGATCGTTTCGATGATGCGGTTGTGGTTCGTGTAGATGCACATGTCGCCGGCGATCTCGAGCGACTTCTCGACGATCTCGCGCGGCGACAGCTCGGTGTTCTCGGCGAGCGCGCGGGCCGCGGCCTGCGCGTACGCACCGCCCGAGCCGATCGCGCAGATGCCGCCTTCAGGATCGAGCACGTCGCCGTTGCCGGTGATCACGAGCGTGGTGGTCGCATCGGCCGTGATCAGCATCGCCTCGAGGCGGCGCAGCATCCGGTCGGTGCGCCAGTCCTTCGCGAGCTCGACGGCCGCGCGGGTCAGGTTGCCCTGGTGCTTCTCGAGCTTCGCCTCGAAGCGATCGAGCAGCGAGAACGCATCGGCGGTGCCGCCCGCGAATCCGACCAGTACCTGGTTGTTGTAGATCCGCCGCACTTTCCGCGCGCCACCCTTCATGACGATGTTGCCGAGTGTTACCTGGCCGTCGCCGCCGAGTGCGACCTTGTCGCCGCGCCGGACCGAAACGATGGTCGTGCCGTGAAATTGCTCCATCTGCGTTCCTTGAGAAAAACGGGGAAGAGTCGGGCGGCGCGGGGCGCCGCCGCATGAATCGCAGTGCGCCGGGGAGCGGCCCGGCGCGCGTCCGTTTCATTTTAGGGCGGGCGCCGGGATATCAAGAGGGGGGGGCAAATCGGCCAACCGGGAACCGGTGCCGGAAAAACAAAAAGCGCGCGGCAGGCCGCGCGCTTTCGGGAAGCAGCGTGTCGGAGCGGAACGCCGCTCGATCAGTCGCCGAACAGCTTCTGGCGCAGCTCGCGGCGCTCTTGCGCCTCGAGCGACAGCGTGGCCGTCGGGCGCGCGAGCAGGCGCGGGATGCCGATCGGTTCGCCGGTTTCCTCGCACCAGCCATAATCGCCGGAATCGATGCGGGCGAGCGATTGCTGAACCTTCTTGAGGAGCTTGCGTTCGCGATCGCGCGTACGCAACTCGAGCGCGTGCTCTTCCTCGATCGTCGCGCGATCGGCGGGGTCGGGCACGATCACCGTCTCACGCAGGTTCTCGGTCGTCTGGCCTGCATTCTTGAGGATGTCCGCCTGCAACTGTTCGAGCCGATTTTTGAAGAAGGCGAGCTGATCCTCATTCATGTAATCCTTGTCGCTCATCTTCAGGATTTCGGCTTCGGTCAAGAGTTTCTTCGTCATCTGCTTGCTTCTTCAATGTGCGGCAAATCAAGAGATATTGCCTGCACTTTGGGATTACCCGCAACCGCGCTTGCAATCATTTGCGATTTGCCGCCGCGGGGCCGAAAGCCTCTGGAAAACCGGTTCTCAAATACCAGGATAGGCCTGGCGCGGATTTGCGCGCGCGGCGAACCGGTGCTGCGCGGCAGATCGCATCGGCCGCGGCCGGGTGGCGGATGAGCGATCCGGCGCGGTTGCGATGCCCGGGTATTGGTTCAGCAAGAACCGGACCTGTTATTACCGTACTCCAGCGGGCACGTATTGTAACTGAATCGCAAGCGGGCGCCGTATCGGGTCGATCCCCGTCGGCTGCGCCAATATCTAGAAAATATAACGCGCAAATCGCGAAAAAGCGATGACGACGAAGCCCTGCCCGGAAAAGGCACCGCGCGACGGCCGCGGCCGCCCGCGAAGGCGGCCGCCCGGGCGGCGCACGGCGCCTGCCTGGACGCTCAGGCGAGGCAGGCGTCGAGGCCGTCGGTGATCAGGTCCTGCGGGAGGTCGACACCGATGAACACCATCTTGTTGGTCTTCTTCTCGACCGGCAGCCACTTCGCGGCAAGGTCGCTGCCCATCATCTGGTGCACGCCCTGGAACACGACCTTGCGATCGACGCCCTTCATGTACAGCACGCCCTTGTAGCGCAGCATCCGTTCGCCGTAGATCTGCAGGATGCCGCCGAGGAAGTCTTCCAGCTTGTTCGGGTCGAACGGGCGGTCGTTGCGGTACACGAACGACTTGATCTTGTCGTCGTGGTGCGCGTGGTGGTGATGGCCGTGGTCGTGATCGTGCGCGCATTGACCGTGATCGTGGTCGCAATGCGCGTGATCGTGGTCATGGTCGTGATCGTGGTGCTGGTGCGCGTGATCGTCCTCGGCGAGGAAGTCCGGGTCGATCTCGAGCTTCGCGTTCAGGTTGAAGCCGCGCAGGTCGAAGATTTCCTTGATGTCGGCTTCGCCGAAGTTCACGACCTTGATCGTCGCCTTCGGGTTCATGTGCATCAGGCGGTGCTTGAGCGCCGCGACGGCCTGGTCGTCGACGAGGTCCGACTTCGTGATGAACAGGCGATCGGCGAAGCCGACCTGGCGCTGCACCACTTCGTGTTCGTCGAGCTGCGCGTTCGCATGCTTTGCGTCGACCAGCGTGATGACGGCGTCGAGCAGGAAATCGTCGGCGATCTCGCTGTCGATGAAGAAGGTCTGCGCGACGGGGCCCGGGTTCGCGAGGCCGGTCGTCTCGATCACGATGCGGTCGAAGTCGAGCTTGCCTTCGCGCTTCTTCGCGGCCAGATCGCCGAGCGCGCGGGCGAGGTCGCCGCGGATCGTGCAGCAGATGCAGCCGTTGCTCATCTGGATGATCTGCTCGTTCGAATCCTGCACGAGGATCTCGTTGTCGATGTTCTCTTCGCCGAATTCGTTCTCGATCACGGCGATCTTCATGCCGTGCTGTTCGTTCAGGATGCGCTTGAGCAGCGTCGTCTTGCCGCTGCCGAGAAAGCCGGTAAGGATGGTGACGGGAGTGGCCATGTCGGTCGCCTGTGGTTCGTGAATCGGGGTCAAAACCAGGGTGGGTGCGTCGCGCCTTCGACTCGCGAGCCGGGGCG
This window of the Burkholderia cepacia GG4 genome carries:
- the hslV gene encoding ATP-dependent protease subunit HslV, which gives rise to MEQFHGTTIVSVRRGDKVALGGDGQVTLGNIVMKGGARKVRRIYNNQVLVGFAGGTADAFSLLDRFEAKLEKHQGNLTRAAVELAKDWRTDRMLRRLEAMLITADATTTLVITGNGDVLDPEGGICAIGSGGAYAQAAARALAENTELSPREIVEKSLEIAGDMCIYTNHNRIIETIE
- the hslU gene encoding ATP-dependent protease ATPase subunit HslU; translated protein: MSTMTPAEIVSELDKHIIGQDKAKKAVAVALRNRWRRQQVADPLRQEITPKNILMIGPTGVGKTEIARRLAKLADAPFIKIEATKFTEVGYVGRDVDSIVRDLIEISVKQTRETEMRKVRSKATDQAEDRILDILLPQPRAVGFGGNAEHANDDNNATRQTFRKRLREGQLDDKEVELDIEQPSAGMDIMAPPGMEEMTEQIRSMFSNLGSGKKQRRKVKIKEALKLLTDEEAAKMLNDEEVKAKAVQNVEQNGIVFLDEIDKITSRNNEGSGGEVSRQGVQRDLLPLVEGTTINTKYGMVKTDHILFIASGAFHLAKPSDLIPELQGRFPIRVELDSLSVKDFEAILVATDASLVKQYQALLATEDVQLEFADDGIRRLAEIAYSVNEKTENIGARRLYTVIEKLLEEVSFSAGNHAGERVTIDAKYVDRALGEVSQDEDLSRYVL
- the dksA gene encoding RNA polymerase-binding protein DksA; translation: MTKKLLTEAEILKMSDKDYMNEDQLAFFKNRLEQLQADILKNAGQTTENLRETVIVPDPADRATIEEEHALELRTRDRERKLLKKVQQSLARIDSGDYGWCEETGEPIGIPRLLARPTATLSLEAQERRELRQKLFGD
- a CDS encoding CobW family GTP-binding protein, whose amino-acid sequence is MATPVTILTGFLGSGKTTLLKRILNEQHGMKIAVIENEFGEENIDNEILVQDSNEQIIQMSNGCICCTIRGDLARALGDLAAKKREGKLDFDRIVIETTGLANPGPVAQTFFIDSEIADDFLLDAVITLVDAKHANAQLDEHEVVQRQVGFADRLFITKSDLVDDQAVAALKHRLMHMNPKATIKVVNFGEADIKEIFDLRGFNLNAKLEIDPDFLAEDDHAHQHHDHDHDHDHAHCDHDHGQCAHDHDHGHHHHAHHDDKIKSFVYRNDRPFDPNKLEDFLGGILQIYGERMLRYKGVLYMKGVDRKVVFQGVHQMMGSDLAAKWLPVEKKTNKMVFIGVDLPQDLITDGLDACLA